From Halarcobacter mediterraneus:
ATATGTATTTGTAATTCTTATTTTTGTTTACGTTAAATTAATGACAAAATTAGATGAAAAATATGGCGTAAATGAATAGTCAAGGAGAGAGAAAATGGCATTACAATCATTAATTTATTTAGTAGTAGGTATTTCATTTTCAATACATATTGGTATTGCACTTTT
This genomic window contains:
- a CDS encoding sodium/substrate symporter small subunit; protein product: YVFVILIFVYVKLMTKLDEKYGVNE